The window CATGAAAACTCCTTGGGTGTGAGGTTGGATGTATTTGAACAAAGATGGATAAGGGAACATAAACAAAGAGTAAAATACTGCATATCCTGACCAATATATCCCCAAACCTGTGCTCTCAAGAAAATAAAATCCTGAAATAATTAAGTGGAAGAGTAGAATAGTTAACATTTCTGATGCTGTAGCATGGTTCAAAACTCAAATATCTTGACCAGCTGTTTTGTTTGGAAGGATCAGTATGATTATTTTTCAGTTTGGAAGAGGTTtacattaataaatattcactggtTTGTCCCCCCAGACTTGCTGTTTTCTGAGTTTGTGATTTACTCTATGCAGATCTTAAGGTCTGCTTCGGAATTGAGAAACATGTGAATTAGTATTGGGCATTGTTGTTTTAAAGACCAGCATAACACTGGAGACACGTTTCCATATCTTTTCATTCTCCCAAGGAGGAAATACAACATAcagtatttaattttcttagtatAGCAATTTGATTAAATGATCCTTTGAAAATCTGTACCTTCTACATTTTCTGAAAGGGTCCTTTTATAAATTACAGCCGAGTTtgaatgctttgatgacatttaaattaaattgctaCAAATGGTTCCTTTGTTACTTTAAGGCAGGTATTCCTTTAGAGTTTGTTTTAGTGTTAGAGAATCTGTTCAGAGTCTGGAGTTCTTGAGCGAATTGCTCTTGGGTCTGCCAGCTCCAAATGGTCGTCAAATGCTGGATTTTGCAAACTTAGGGGATCCAAGCTTAAGCGAGATAAATGTGTTAATCTTCCCTTTTGATGGATTTTGCACAAGCAGACTGATAGTATGATGACAAGTATGAAGAGAATGGCAATAATGAGAGTAGAAGCTATGTAAAATATATTATTGTAGTTCGGTTTAGTCTTGAATATGTAGCAGAGGCCTTTTGAAGGCCAGATGCTGCTTGCAATACTTGATCCTGCTTTATTTACAGCCACTACACACGTGTGATAGGTACTGTCTGAAGTCAGATCACGTAAAGTATATCTTCGATATGTAGGTTTGATGGTGTCCGTCTTGTACAAACGCCTGTTGTCGTCTGATTGATAGATTATATAGTAGTACAATACTGTAGAGCTTGGGGCACACCAGTAGATTTCTGCTGAGTTGTCTGAAATCTTGATAACCTTCTGTATCTTCACTGGATCTGGGATGACATCTTCCCCAGTTGTGGCAGGGCAAAGACACCCTGTCAAACGTTGCAAGTCATGACAAGGTACTTGCCAGTGTCTGCAAGGATCATAATTACAGTCACCCAGTGTTGGGCTTGTAATTTCTTCTTTTTCCAGTGACTCTATTTCATCATCTTCAATTTGTATAAATATTGGTCCCTTCCTTTTGGTGGTGGAGATCGAGGAGAATTCTGGTAATGTTGTCTGCAGTGTTATTTTACTGCCAGATGGTTCTCTAGTAATTATTGGATAATGTTTGTCACCACTTTGCTCCCTGGTAATGGTTAAGTTAGGTTCAATCTCAGTTTGGTCTTCAATTGTCTGGTAAGGTTTAGTCACCGTCTGATCCCTGGTTGTCGGTGGGTGAGGTTCAGTCACTGTCTGATCTCTGGTTGTCGGTGGGTGAGGTCCGGTCACCGTCTGATCTCTGGTTGTCGGTGGGTGTGGCCTGGTCACCGTCTGATCTCTGGTTGTCGGTGTGTGAGGCCCGGTCACTGTCTGATCTCTGGTTGTCGGTGTGTGAGGCCTGGTCACCGTCTGATCTCTGGTTGTCGGTGGGTGTGGCCCGGTCACCGTCTGATCTCTGGTTGTCGGTGGGTGTGGCCCAGTCACCATCTGATCTCTGGTTGTCGATGTGTGAGGCCCGGTCACCATCTGATCTCTGGTTGTCGGTGGGTGTGGCCCGGTCACCGTCTGATCTCTGGTTGTCGGTGGGTGTGGCCCGGTCACCATCTGATCTCTGGTTGTCGGTGGGTGTGGCCCGATCACCGTCTGATCTCTGGTTGTCGGTGGGTGTGGCCCGGTCACCGTCTGATCTCTGGTTGTCGGTGTGTGAGGCCCGGTCACCGTCTGATCTCTGGTTGTCAGTGTGTGAGGCCCGGTCACTATCTGATCTCTGGTTGTCGGTGGGTGAGGCCCGGTCACTGTCTGATATCTGGTTGTCGGTGGGTGAGGTTCAATCACCGTCTGATCTCTGGTTGTCGGTTGGTGAGGTTCAGTCACCGTCTGATCTCTGGTTGTCTGTGGGTGAGGTTCAGTCACCGTCTGATCTCTGGTTGTCGGTGGGTGAGGCCTGGTCACTGTCTGATCTCTGGTTATCAGAGGGTGAGGCCTGGTCACTGTCTGATCTCTGGTTGTTGGTGGGTGAGGTTCAATCACTGTCTGATCTCTGGTTGTCGGTGGGAGAGGTCCGGTCACCGTCTGATCTCTGGTTGTCAGTGGGTGAGGCCCAGTTACTGTCTGATTCCTGGTTACTGGATAAGTTTTGCTCTCTCTTTGACCTGCTTTGGCTGTAAGGCAAGGTTCAGACACCATTTGTTCTCCAGTGGTTGGAAAAGTTTTGGACTTGATTTgatctctgatttccaggttgggTAGGGTTGTAATTTGACTTCTAACTATTGGTAATGGGTGGGATATGCTCACGATTCTATTTGTCAGATAGATTTTAGCCTCTGTTTGACCTACATTGGTTGGGTAAGGACTGGTTTCTGGAAGATCTCTGGCATTTACTGGGTAAACTTCAGATCCCATTTGATCTCTGGTTGTAGTGGGCAGTAGGGTTGAAGATTTTACCCatgatttaattttattccaagttTGATCATTTTGTTTAAGTCTTTCTTTAGGTTGTAGAGTACCAGAGTTTGAATCTGAAGATGCGTTCGGCAAGTTCATACTCCTTGAAGAAGATGAAATCGTGATGCCATGTTGAAACTCATTTGAATTTTGTATTGGCAATTTGTTGTTTGTCTTGACATTGACTGCTGTAGGATTGTGATATATTGCTGTTGTTGAACCCAGCTGTTGATTTTGTGCAATTTTGGCACTAGTCTGTAAATCTTGCAGTTTATTGTAGTTCCTGCTTCCTTCACATTCATCAATGAAGTCTACCAATAAAATCTTTCTTTGTGAACCACTTTCTTCACATCTGGTATAATTTGCTCTGTTTCACATGCAGGAAGGAAagaatgaatgcaagaaaaacatgCAAATAATTCAATCAAAATTTACATTTGATTTCATTGTCTATTTTTCACTTCCGTATGTATGTAGACATCATGTATAATAATTATTGATGTAAATTCCATCAGTAATTTGTGCACAATAACTGGTGTGAGGTTTATGGACTGTTTAAGTGAATTTTTAGTAAATAAAATTATAGAAGTCAGTCACCTCGTTCTCTGTAAACCTCTGAAATCATATTTTATAGTTTGAAGACTTCTGGGACTACTGCAGTCAACAGTTGCCCACTAACTGTAAATATTAGACAAATTCTATGTGTGCTATGTCATAATAAGCTTCAGGAGCATATTACATAAACAGAAGTAGAGCCTGAAGTGAGTTTAAGGGAAAGAAGTGGGGTTGGGAACTGGAGAATATATTTCCATGGGTTGTAGGACTAAAGGAGGCACAGAACCATTAAAAATAATTGGGATTGTCAACTAGTTGAGCAACACTCTTAATTGGGTGA of the Narcine bancroftii isolate sNarBan1 chromosome 4, sNarBan1.hap1, whole genome shotgun sequence genome contains:
- the LOC138760994 gene encoding uncharacterized protein, whose product is MKLVALFLLAEAMLFHPRINGLQATNSKHILLHLTSTYSQNDTQLNLSRKNISSIPVKAFQSFKALEILELSHNNLTFDSLPCGSLTITTLRHLNIASNQLEHAPSCLPTALEFLDLSKNIIQQIEFSVFVDLHNLSVLLLNHNKITEIATLGIAVPQLVSLDLSYNNLTRLQWKFQGPNLTMLRLEGNPLQELNPFEFGPFPKLHYLNLSSTSLESCSYKAFASETEHIKILDLSENFFKTLDPQCFEGLSNLQILWMRRMPFLHSLPVDLFLYTSRLIHLNLAENSQLHLVNSSMFEQLQYLQTLSLKSCNLTEFRPWKYFPNSTVTVTLSENHLGCRCELAWLIREPEKLLLSRANYTRCEESGSQRKILLVDFIDECEGSRNYNKLQDLQTSAKIAQNQQLGSTTAIYHNPTAVNVKTNNKLPIQNSNEFQHGITISSSSRSMNLPNASSDSNSGTLQPKERLKQNDQTWNKIKSWVKSSTLLPTTTRDQMGSEVYPVNARDLPETSPYPTNVGQTEAKIYLTNRIVSISHPLPIVRSQITTLPNLEIRDQIKSKTFPTTGEQMVSEPCLTAKAGQRESKTYPVTRNQTVTGPHPLTTRDQTVTGPLPPTTRDQTVIEPHPPTTRDQTVTRPHPLITRDQTVTRPHPPTTRDQTVTEPHPQTTRDQTVTEPHQPTTRDQTVIEPHPPTTRYQTVTGPHPPTTRDQIVTGPHTLTTRDQTVTGPHTPTTRDQTVTGPHPPTTRDQTVIGPHPPTTRDQMVTGPHPPTTRDQTVTGPHPPTTRDQMVTGPHTSTTRDQMVTGPHPPTTRDQTVTGPHPPTTRDQTVTRPHTPTTRDQTVTGPHTPTTRDQTVTRPHPPTTRDQTVTGPHPPTTRDQTVTEPHPPTTRDQTVTKPYQTIEDQTEIEPNLTITREQSGDKHYPIITREPSGSKITLQTTLPEFSSISTTKRKGPIFIQIEDDEIESLEKEEITSPTLGDCNYDPCRHWQVPCHDLQRLTGCLCPATTGEDVIPDPVKIQKVIKISDNSAEIYWCAPSSTVLYYYIIYQSDDNRRLYKTDTIKPTYRRYTLRDLTSDSTYHTCVVAVNKAGSSIASSIWPSKGLCYIFKTKPNYNNIFYIASTLIIAILFILVIILSVCLCKIHQKGRLTHLSRLSLDPLSLQNPAFDDHLELADPRAIRSRTPDSEQIL